From the genome of Pseudomonas yamanorum, one region includes:
- a CDS encoding MarC family protein yields MLHVLFSVYLKMLVLYSPFFVLSCFISLTRGYSSKERRRLAWKVALATLVSSVLLYLFGRVIFSVFGITVDAFRIGAGSVLFISALGMAQGKSAVQTDNVQQDVTIVPLTIPLTVGPGTIGALLVMGVSQPHWDDKITAILSIALASLTVGVVLYLSNRIERILGDQGLQIVSRLMGLFVCALAAQIIFTGVRGYLVP; encoded by the coding sequence ATGCTCCATGTGCTATTCAGCGTTTACCTGAAGATGCTGGTGCTCTACAGCCCCTTCTTCGTGCTTTCCTGCTTTATCAGCCTGACTCGCGGTTACTCCAGCAAGGAGCGGCGGCGCCTGGCCTGGAAAGTGGCCCTCGCCACCCTGGTATCAAGCGTGTTGCTCTACCTGTTCGGCCGGGTGATTTTCAGTGTGTTCGGCATCACCGTCGACGCCTTCCGCATCGGCGCCGGCAGTGTGCTGTTCATCTCGGCCCTGGGCATGGCCCAAGGCAAGTCGGCGGTGCAGACCGATAACGTGCAGCAGGACGTGACCATCGTCCCGCTGACCATCCCCCTGACCGTCGGCCCCGGTACCATCGGTGCGCTGCTGGTGATGGGCGTCAGCCAGCCGCACTGGGACGATAAGATCACCGCCATCCTCAGCATCGCCCTGGCCAGCCTTACGGTGGGTGTGGTGCTGTACCTGTCCAACCGTATCGAACGCATTCTCGGTGACCAGGGCTTGCAGATTGTCAGCCGCTTGATGGGGTTGTTTGTGTGTGCACTGGCAGCGCAAATCATCTTCACCGGGGTACGCGGTTACCTGGTGCCGTAG
- the cobJ gene encoding precorrin-3B C(17)-methyltransferase: MTAPAIVILGQGSLATARAIQQVYPDALIHGLAGRVEGADQSYNEFGASVRQLYQQGTPIIALCAAGIVIRTLAPLLLEKGVEPAVLAVAEDGSAVVPLLGGLGGVNVMAREIAAALGVAAAITTSGELRFGTCLLNPPSGYQLGDLELGKRFVSDLLAGESVRIEGAAPWLDQANLPQNQQARLAIHVGSAERTPAANELLIYPKNVLVTCQSGPQLAARIRAALQDAGLAVQSLACLLASETEMADSSLHEASIELGVPLRFASLATQTDIAITVADAPLDLSQVGRPRGRLAVIGLGPGAAELMVPAVKAELARCTDVLGYETYVRMAGPFRPDQIQHCTDNREEMQRARHAFELAAQGRSVVVVSSGDPGVFAMAAAVIEALHESSDPAWHQVDLEILPGVSASLATAAQAGAPLGHDFCVMSLSDNLKPWSIIEKRLDLASQADLALAFYNPISRARPWQLGRALEIVAQHRTAETPVVLGRDIGRPGQTLRVTTLGQLTPEQVDMRTMVLIGSSTTCVFPRAGGGEWVYTPRWYGEKPAS; encoded by the coding sequence ATGACGGCTCCCGCGATTGTCATTCTGGGGCAGGGCAGTCTCGCCACTGCCCGGGCTATCCAGCAGGTGTATCCCGACGCACTGATCCACGGCCTGGCCGGACGGGTTGAAGGTGCGGATCAGTCCTATAACGAATTCGGCGCCAGCGTGCGCCAGTTGTATCAACAGGGCACGCCGATCATCGCCCTGTGCGCCGCCGGAATTGTGATCCGCACCCTGGCGCCGCTGCTGCTGGAGAAGGGCGTCGAGCCTGCCGTGCTGGCAGTCGCCGAAGACGGCAGCGCGGTGGTGCCGCTGCTCGGTGGCCTGGGGGGTGTGAACGTAATGGCGCGGGAAATCGCCGCCGCCTTGGGCGTTGCCGCTGCGATCACCACCAGTGGCGAACTGCGTTTCGGCACCTGCCTGCTCAACCCGCCCAGCGGTTATCAGCTCGGGGATCTGGAACTGGGCAAACGCTTTGTTTCCGATTTGCTGGCGGGTGAATCGGTGCGCATTGAAGGCGCGGCGCCATGGCTGGATCAGGCCAACTTGCCCCAGAACCAGCAGGCGCGTCTGGCGATTCACGTCGGCAGTGCCGAGCGTACGCCCGCCGCTAATGAACTACTGATTTATCCGAAAAACGTGTTGGTTACTTGCCAGTCGGGGCCGCAACTGGCCGCACGCATTCGTGCAGCGTTGCAGGATGCAGGGCTCGCCGTGCAGTCCCTGGCGTGTTTGCTGGCGTCTGAAACCGAGATGGCCGATTCGTCGCTGCATGAAGCTTCAATCGAGTTGGGGGTACCGTTGCGCTTCGCCAGTTTGGCGACCCAAACGGACATCGCCATCACGGTGGCCGATGCACCGCTGGACCTGTCCCAGGTCGGTCGTCCCCGTGGCCGCCTGGCGGTCATCGGTTTGGGCCCCGGCGCTGCCGAACTGATGGTGCCAGCGGTAAAGGCTGAACTGGCCCGCTGCACCGACGTGCTGGGTTACGAAACCTATGTGCGCATGGCCGGGCCGTTCCGCCCGGACCAGATCCAGCATTGCACCGACAACCGCGAAGAGATGCAGCGCGCCCGTCACGCCTTTGAGCTGGCGGCGCAGGGGCGTTCGGTGGTGGTGGTGTCTTCGGGTGACCCAGGCGTATTCGCCATGGCCGCTGCGGTGATCGAAGCCTTGCACGAGTCCAGCGACCCGGCCTGGCATCAGGTCGACCTGGAAATCCTGCCGGGTGTGTCGGCATCCCTCGCCACGGCGGCGCAGGCGGGGGCGCCGCTGGGGCATGACTTCTGCGTGATGTCGCTGTCGGACAACCTCAAGCCCTGGTCGATCATCGAGAAGCGCCTGGACCTGGCTTCCCAGGCCGACCTGGCGCTGGCGTTCTACAACCCGATTTCCCGTGCTCGGCCCTGGCAGTTGGGGCGCGCCCTGGAGATCGTCGCGCAGCACCGCACGGCCGAGACGCCCGTGGTGTTGGGCCGCGATATCGGTCGGCCGGGCCAGACCCTGCGAGTCACCACCCTGGGGCAACTGACCCCGGAGCAGGTGGACATGCGCACGATGGTGCTGATCGGTTCGTCCACCACCTGTGTATTCCCACGGGCCGGGGGCGGCGAATGGGTGTATACGCCACGTTGGTATGGCGAGAAACCCGCGTCCTGA
- a CDS encoding precorrin-2 C(20)-methyltransferase, translated as MPARGRLIGLGVGPGDPELITLKALRLLRESPVVAYFVAKGKKGNAFGIIEDHLVPQQTLMPLVYPVTTEVLPAPLSYEQVISDFYDTASVDVAAHLDAGRDVAVICEGDPFFYGSYMYLHDRLGERYDTQVIPGVCSMLGGASVLGAPLVYRNQSLSVLSGVLPHDELKRRLADADAAVIMKLGRNFTKVRQVLEELGLASRALYVERATMANQKIVALDQVDPTSSPYFSLIIVPGERWQG; from the coding sequence ATGCCGGCACGCGGACGTTTGATTGGCCTGGGCGTAGGCCCCGGTGACCCGGAACTGATTACCCTGAAAGCCCTGCGCCTGCTGCGCGAGTCGCCGGTGGTGGCGTACTTTGTGGCCAAGGGCAAGAAGGGCAATGCCTTCGGCATCATCGAAGACCATTTGGTGCCCCAGCAAACCCTGATGCCGCTGGTGTACCCGGTGACCACTGAAGTGCTGCCCGCGCCGCTGTCCTACGAGCAAGTGATCAGCGATTTCTACGACACCGCCAGCGTCGACGTTGCCGCACACCTGGATGCCGGGCGCGATGTGGCGGTGATCTGCGAAGGCGACCCGTTCTTCTACGGTTCCTACATGTATTTGCATGACCGCCTGGGCGAGCGCTACGACACTCAGGTGATCCCGGGTGTGTGCTCGATGCTCGGCGGCGCGTCCGTGCTGGGTGCGCCGCTGGTGTATCGCAACCAGAGCCTGTCGGTGCTCTCTGGCGTATTGCCCCATGACGAACTCAAGCGTCGCCTGGCGGATGCCGACGCGGCGGTGATCATGAAGCTGGGCCGCAACTTCACTAAGGTGCGTCAGGTATTGGAAGAGTTGGGGCTGGCGAGCCGGGCGTTGTATGTCGAGCGCGCGACCATGGCCAATCAGAAAATCGTCGCTCTGGACCAGGTCGATCCAACGTCCTCGCCGTATTTCTCGCTGATCATCGTTCCTGGTGAAAGGTGGCAAGGCTGA
- a CDS encoding precorrin-8X methylmutase has translation MIDYIRDGQEIYRNSFAIIRAEAKLDRIPADLEKLAVRVIHACGMVDAIDGLQFSEGAGKAGREALAAGAPILCDARMVSEGVTRTRLPANNQVICTLRDDSVPALARELGNTRSAAALELWRPHLEGSVVVIGNAPTALFYLLEMLDAGAPKPALILGFPVGFVGAAESKAMLAADSRGVPFVIMQGRLGGSAMAAAAVNALATEVE, from the coding sequence ATGATTGATTACATCCGCGACGGTCAGGAGATCTATCGCAACTCCTTCGCGATCATTCGCGCAGAAGCCAAGCTGGATCGCATTCCTGCCGACCTGGAAAAACTCGCCGTGCGGGTGATTCATGCCTGCGGCATGGTCGACGCGATCGACGGCCTGCAATTTTCCGAAGGTGCCGGCAAGGCCGGGCGCGAAGCCCTGGCCGCCGGCGCGCCGATCCTGTGTGATGCGCGGATGGTTTCCGAAGGCGTGACCCGGACGCGCCTGCCGGCCAACAATCAGGTGATCTGCACCCTGCGCGATGACAGCGTGCCGGCGTTGGCCCGCGAGCTGGGCAACACCCGTTCCGCCGCCGCCCTGGAACTGTGGCGCCCGCACCTGGAAGGTAGCGTGGTGGTAATCGGCAATGCGCCGACAGCGCTGTTCTACCTGTTGGAAATGCTCGACGCCGGCGCGCCAAAGCCCGCGCTGATTCTCGGTTTTCCGGTGGGCTTTGTCGGCGCCGCCGAATCCAAGGCGATGCTGGCGGCAGACAGCCGCGGCGTACCGTTCGTGATCATGCAGGGCCGCTTGGGCGGCAGTGCGATGGCCGCCGCCGCGGTCAACGCCTTGGCCACGGAGGTCGAATAA